In Mangifera indica cultivar Alphonso chromosome 14, CATAS_Mindica_2.1, whole genome shotgun sequence, the DNA window CACACTCCCTACAGAGTTTGGCTCTAATACCACCATGATGTGAGCTTGTTTGGTACAAGCCTTGTCTTGGCCTTTCTTACGTCGAGGAATGTTCCCAGACATAACAAGCTTACTAGAAAGGATTAAACTGAAGAAATTTAACTAAGACAAATACTTGGGGTAAATTTGGTTACCCTTTCTTGATTAATCAAATGGATATATATACAATGGAACCAACTTCTAGTTCCCACATTTACAAGGATATGAGTTATTAATGGATATGTATAGGCATGAAGTCCTTTATTTAGGTACTTTAAACAATTTAACTAAAAGTCTACAATCATGCTAACTCCTACCGCGTCTCCTAGTTTGTAGCAATTGAAAATAATGGACTATGTGAAGATCGCAGTATGGTAGACATGTAGTAGAGGCCTAGCCTTATActacaataaataatttaaaattatattatttatgaaataatttatattacatctttatatttttattttttttattgtaattattaaatttgatctaaataagagatataatctaaaaatattacttCCTCTTTCAATCATAAACCctaattctattttaaaataatgtaattaattgaAAGAGTATATCAAAATCATAGCAATTATACGCtactttcttcattttatttagaCTTGACAGTTCATGTTATCAGatcatatcgtatcatattaatttaaagttCATATCAGAAACGTTCAACTCTAATCTAACCCGAATTAAAATCatatcgaaattttttaactttaatccaactctttaatatttgagttgaccCGAATCGATCCAACCCATATAGAcccaaaattatctattattttcactttctaaagttttttttattgttttaatttcttcaccaaattaCTCTaacatgttattaataaaatacacaaaataacaatttgcCTTATTAACAAATgatcaaaaaatttcaatactacaagttttaaaatacatcaataatctgattacctaaatcaaattcttactacctaataataaaatattttaataaaaaaaaaaaataatataagtaattgtaattatacaaatatacatttatatgcaATCGAcaaagattttagatttttattataaagatacaatatataattataatataagtaaaaactttaaaagacaTAGAATCTaacgaatcaaatcaaatttttactatttaataataaaataaaatatttaaataaaaaaataataagagtatttataattatataaaaatataaccatatacaatttataaatatttcaactattgttaatattgttttttaatatttctataatttatctctaataaattctattaaaataatattttttcaaaatatttgagTAGATTTGGATTATGTTGAGTTACTTTCATGTGACCCTACACTACCGATTTAATTTCGACTCATATCGATTAACTCGAAATAAATTTCGTATCAAAAAGCTCAACTCCAACCCAATATTTTATCATAGTGTGTCAAATTAACggctcatatttaaaattaccaaGTCTAATTTTATTCTAAGTTAGTTTAATGCATTCAAAtgttatagtttttaaataaagatgtgaaggttgttaataaaattgtataagcttttaaaaaataaaataacatcactctcattcatttatattatattatattattccaacaccctttaataaaataataaaactattatgtactcatatatatatatatatatatatatcactatatgataAGAGGATCGTGAATTAATGACAGAACAACACCAATCAtgcaatgatatatataaatatgtatatatttatgtaactAAAATTGATATGCAAAGTATTGCTCTGAACAGAATTATACTTGGAAAAGAAATTGTGATGCTAATAAATTTAGGAGTATTAATGTAATATAGAATGATATCTGACGTAACTACAGTTAAGGgaattagtaaataaaaaaatcgtaacagaaaaattggccaaaaagaaaaactaaaataactaAACCATAAATTTCTGAAATTCTTATATGCAATTATCATCATATAAATTCTAAGTATAACAAttttcctcaatgaaataattCATAAACTAAATGTTTTACTTTTTACTAGCATGGATGTTTTAGCATCAAccgttatatatatatatatatatatatatatatatatatatatatatatatatatatatatatatgtacatacataAACTGacttaaataatctaattatataaaattaaatttttttaatgtgtttatgGATGTCCTAAGGTTCATTTCCATGCTCCAGGAGGCTTTCTGTGTTGTGACTTGTGCCCCGGGCTCGTTCTTTCCAAATCTGTTCCACTTCAAGAAATGTCAATCCTTTAGTCTCTGGCACGAACACAATCACAAATATGATTGCAAGAACAGCAATGCAAGCAAGAATCAAGAAAGCGGCTCCCGTACCCACAGCATCAGCTACTGAAAGAAAGCTTTCGGATACAATCAGGTTTGAAACCCAATTTACAGTAGCAGACATACCCCCACATATTCCTCGGTATTGCTCAGGATATATCTCGGAGTTCACAGTCCATGGCACAGGTCCCATTCCAGGTGAGTAGAAGGCTATATATAGGGCTAACGCAAGAACTGCAATCCACCCATAGAGTCCACTAGAAGAACCAGATGATTTGGCAAAGAATGCCCAAGTGAGAAGGCCAAGGGATAAAACTACACCAGATAAACTTGTGAGAGCCAACTTTTTCCTTCCAAAATGGTCAATAAGGTAAATCCCAACAATTGTTCCAGCTGCGTTTACAGCAGCAATAGCAAGAGATAGAAGAAGTGCAAGCTGGTTTGATTCAAAGCCTGCCATTTGAACAATTGTTGGGCCGTAGTACATAACTGTATTTATACCCGTGAACTGCTGAAATGCCTGAAGAACAGATTTCAAAGTCACTGAACGGCAAACAAATTAGCAGGCATTGGCAACAGAATTTCAATCCATCCACTTCCAAGTAAAGATATCTCTTAATCAAAGCCTCGGTGTTCACaaattggtaataaaaaaatcctttttCTTTGGAGAAATACGAACCTAAAGCAAGAGCTAAATTTTAAGGATgctactattaaaaaaaaaaaaaattagaactgCTGTTTTTAGTCCCACTCAAGCTCAAGAATCTAATCTCTCAACTCAGTACATGTTTCAAACACATTCAGCTTCTCTTTAATGATATCCCCAAAATATGAAATGCAAACAATTCTATGTCAAAAGTGTGCAGTATGTTGTCTATTTCTTCTACTTTTCACGACATTTAATGTGAGGTTTGCCTAGACATGAATATGTAATAACTTCTGCCAAAGGGAAATTCAGATAATCACAGCCTATTTAATGTCAATGCTGTAAACTCTGAATCAGACCATTCATACCTGAAGCCCAGCCCCAGCCAGGAAAGCAAGTCTGATctcttttgttttaaaaacGTCCAAGTATCTGATGGTATTCTTTTTCTGGCGTTCTTCCTCTAAAGCAGAAGAAAGGTGTTCAATTTCATCCTCTAATCGATCAAAGTCATAAATTCTAGCAAGCACGAGAATGGCTTTATCTTTATCACTCTGTATATTAAGAATGTTAATATGGTAAGTGTAGGAAAAGAGAGAATTCACAAGTCAGAAAATGGAATTTTTAAGAGTTGACACTCTTTTTACCTTCATAAAAAGCCACCGGGGAGACTCTGGCATAAAAAGCATGAAGACGAACTGAATGACAGCTGGCACACCTGCTACTCCTAACATCCATCTCCATGTTCCAGGTACCTGTCCAAATAGTATATCTCAACCCTAAGAACATCAAAACCTAAAGAAtttcatctaaaaatttaaacccaCTAGCTAGACTTCCCAACTGGGATGCAGAGCaaatttgtttatgaaattaaCTTGGTCAACATAAGATCCCAGCACTGCCACAATGATTTAGCACACTATAACAGCAACATGCAGCAGTGAAATAAGTCTTTTCAGTTAAACCTTCTACTTTTCTACAAATTTGTAACATACAGAAGATTTAGCACTT includes these proteins:
- the LOC123196420 gene encoding inositol transporter 1 isoform X3 encodes the protein MALVGAIIGAALGGWINDAYGRKKATLIADVVFTAGAIVMAAAPNPYILIFGRLLVGLGMGVASVTAPVYIAEAAPSEVRGGLVSTNVLMITGGQFLSYLVNLAFTEVPGTWRWMLGVAGVPAVIQFVFMLFMPESPRWLFMKSDKDKAILVLARIYDFDRLEDEIEHLSSALEEERQKKNTIRYLDVFKTKEIRLAFLAGAGLQAFQQFTGINTVMYYGPTIVQMAGFESNQLALLLSLAIAAVNAAGTIVGIYLIDHFGRKKLALTSLSGVVLSLGLLTWAFFAKSSGSSSGLYGWIAVLALALYIAFYSPGMGPVPWTVNSEIYPEQYRGICGGMSATVNWVSNLIVSESFLSVADAVGTGAAFLILACIAVLAIIFVIVFVPETKGLTFLEVEQIWKERARGTSHNTESLLEHGNEP
- the LOC123196420 gene encoding inositol transporter 1 isoform X1 yields the protein MHGGYSLFSLITFKDVTKDAVFFYKFSFPFWLRIPERKVCLATYSNAKRNFSVVVVGVISGALLYIKDEFEVVKQSSLLQETIVSMALVGAIIGAALGGWINDAYGRKKATLIADVVFTAGAIVMAAAPNPYILIFGRLLVGLGMGVASVTAPVYIAEAAPSEVRGGLVSTNVLMITGGQFLSYLVNLAFTEVPGTWRWMLGVAGVPAVIQFVFMLFMPESPRWLFMKSDKDKAILVLARIYDFDRLEDEIEHLSSALEEERQKKNTIRYLDVFKTKEIRLAFLAGAGLQAFQQFTGINTVMYYGPTIVQMAGFESNQLALLLSLAIAAVNAAGTIVGIYLIDHFGRKKLALTSLSGVVLSLGLLTWAFFAKSSGSSSGLYGWIAVLALALYIAFYSPGMGPVPWTVNSEIYPEQYRGICGGMSATVNWVSNLIVSESFLSVADAVGTGAAFLILACIAVLAIIFVIVFVPETKGLTFLEVEQIWKERARGTSHNTESLLEHGNEP
- the LOC123196420 gene encoding inositol transporter 1 isoform X2, with amino-acid sequence MTLDSVPGSSGYLEAFPERRMAYFSNSYVLGLTVIAGIGGLLFGYDSGVISGALLYIKDEFEVVKQSSLLQETIVSMALVGAIIGAALGGWINDAYGRKKATLIADVVFTAGAIVMAAAPNPYILIFGRLLVGLGMGVASVTAPVYIAEAAPSEVRGGLVSTNVLMITGGQFLSYLVNLAFTEVPGTWRWMLGVAGVPAVIQFVFMLFMPESPRWLFMKSDKDKAILVLARIYDFDRLEDEIEHLSSALEEERQKKNTIRYLDVFKTKEIRLAFLAGAGLQAFQQFTGINTVMYYGPTIVQMAGFESNQLALLLSLAIAAVNAAGTIVGIYLIDHFGRKKLALTSLSGVVLSLGLLTWAFFAKSSGSSSGLYGWIAVLALALYIAFYSPGMGPVPWTVNSEIYPEQYRGICGGMSATVNWVSNLIVSESFLSVADAVGTGAAFLILACIAVLAIIFVIVFVPETKGLTFLEVEQIWKERARGTSHNTESLLEHGNEP